One Nostoc punctiforme PCC 73102 DNA window includes the following coding sequences:
- a CDS encoding anthranilate phosphoribosyltransferase family protein, with translation MSNVFRELLKKVGSGNHTGENLTRVEAASATKMMLLGEATPAQIGAFLIAHRIKRPTGEELAGMLDAYDELGPKLQPFDSGRPAIALGIPYDGRTRTAPISPVTALLLAAVGQPVIMHGGDRLPTKYGLPLIDIWQGLGVDWTNLPLAKTQQVFEQTGIGFIYLPQHFPLTNSIWEYRDQLGKRPPLATMELIWCPYVGDAHVIAGFVHPPTEGMFKIALGLREVTKFTLVKGLEGSCDLPRDRTAIISLSSSLASQEVERLHLVPRDYGFTTKNVPLGTTEELVADIQDVLAGKPGELMQTALWNGGFYLWRSGICSDMPEGLAKAEELLTNGAVAAKLQELSQSVNSLSTAFIPV, from the coding sequence ATGAGCAATGTATTTAGGGAATTACTGAAAAAAGTAGGTAGCGGAAACCACACAGGCGAAAACTTAACTCGCGTCGAAGCAGCCAGCGCCACTAAAATGATGCTGCTGGGTGAAGCTACACCAGCCCAAATCGGAGCGTTTTTGATTGCTCATCGAATCAAGCGTCCTACGGGGGAAGAGTTAGCGGGAATGTTGGATGCTTATGATGAACTGGGGCCAAAGCTACAACCATTCGACTCTGGACGACCAGCGATCGCTCTTGGCATTCCTTATGATGGCAGAACCCGTACAGCACCAATTAGTCCAGTAACAGCTTTACTACTCGCCGCAGTTGGACAACCAGTGATAATGCACGGAGGCGATCGCCTGCCAACAAAGTACGGCTTACCCTTGATCGATATTTGGCAAGGTTTAGGAGTCGATTGGACTAACCTACCACTGGCAAAAACCCAGCAAGTCTTTGAGCAAACGGGAATCGGCTTTATTTATCTGCCTCAGCATTTTCCCTTAACTAACAGTATTTGGGAGTACCGCGACCAACTTGGCAAACGTCCACCCTTGGCGACAATGGAGCTAATTTGGTGTCCTTATGTTGGGGATGCTCACGTCATTGCTGGATTTGTGCATCCGCCGACAGAAGGGATGTTTAAGATAGCTCTAGGGCTGCGGGAAGTAACGAAATTTACATTAGTCAAAGGATTGGAAGGTAGTTGCGACTTACCGCGCGATCGCACTGCAATTATCAGCTTATCTTCATCCTTAGCATCCCAAGAGGTAGAAAGATTGCACCTCGTACCCCGTGATTACGGCTTTACTACCAAGAACGTACCCCTTGGAACTACTGAAGAATTGGTGGCAGATATTCAGGATGTTTTAGCAGGTAAACCAGGTGAACTAATGCAAACAGCCTTGTGGAATGGTGGATTTTACTTATGGCGGAGTGGTATTTGTTCAGATATGCCAGAGGGTTTAGCTAAAGCAGAAGAATTGTTAACCAATGGTGCAGTAGCAGCTAAACTCCAGGAACTCAGCCAGTCAGTAAATTCCCTCTCAACAGCATTTATACCAGTGTAA
- a CDS encoding LCP family protein, with protein MTIQRSSAEENQSGKASKSNKKIPQNSKSGRWLWFWVGMSGIAMVSATAGALLAVSLTSTPLQQAQLSPQEEAAFDGDRISGGVMRFSQLTRPVNLLVMGMSVLPPDVQNPPQDTKNLKYLPQVNSFDGLSDVMLLLKFDPETKKIIMLSIPRDTRTEIEGYGVKKINSANVEGGPALTARTVSNLLGGAGIDRYIRINVLGVAKLIDALGGVTVYVPKNMKYQDDSQHLYINLKAGKQHLNGEQALQLLRFRHDELGDIGRIQRQQMVIRALMDQTLNPATVAQLPKVLDVVKDHIDTNLTVEELVALMGFGVRTNRSNMQMLMLPGRFSEKNEFDASYWLPSKDGIAKLMAQHFGLESDQEQQATNPRSLRVAIQDSTGGDRSNLQPLIRALEKSGYRNIYIAKAWGEPLEVTHIVAQQGDGDSAESIRETLGFGEVRVESTGNLGSDVSIQVGQDWLQQKSILEKSLSK; from the coding sequence GTGACCATTCAAAGAAGTTCGGCGGAAGAAAACCAGTCGGGAAAAGCCTCAAAGTCCAATAAAAAAATTCCTCAGAACTCGAAATCTGGACGTTGGCTGTGGTTTTGGGTAGGGATGAGTGGGATTGCAATGGTGTCAGCAACAGCAGGGGCACTTTTGGCGGTGTCTTTAACCAGTACACCTTTGCAGCAAGCCCAGCTAAGTCCACAGGAGGAGGCGGCCTTTGATGGCGATCGCATTTCTGGGGGTGTGATGCGATTTTCACAATTAACTCGCCCTGTGAATCTCTTAGTTATGGGGATGAGCGTACTTCCCCCAGATGTCCAAAACCCTCCCCAAGACACCAAAAACCTCAAATACCTGCCCCAGGTAAACTCCTTTGATGGTCTTTCGGATGTAATGCTCTTACTCAAATTTGATCCAGAGACGAAAAAAATAATCATGCTCTCCATTCCCAGAGATACCCGCACAGAAATAGAGGGGTATGGAGTGAAAAAAATTAATTCTGCTAATGTCGAAGGTGGGCCAGCTTTGACTGCCAGAACCGTCAGTAATCTCTTGGGTGGGGCAGGAATTGATCGCTATATCCGAATTAACGTTTTAGGAGTTGCCAAGCTAATTGATGCTTTGGGTGGCGTAACAGTTTATGTCCCCAAAAATATGAAGTATCAAGATGATTCTCAACATTTGTACATCAATTTGAAGGCGGGTAAGCAGCATTTAAACGGCGAGCAGGCATTGCAATTACTGCGGTTTCGCCATGACGAACTCGGTGATATTGGTCGGATTCAACGCCAGCAAATGGTCATTCGGGCCTTGATGGATCAAACACTCAACCCAGCTACTGTTGCTCAATTACCTAAAGTTCTGGATGTAGTTAAAGACCACATCGATACTAATTTGACGGTTGAAGAGTTAGTGGCGCTAATGGGTTTTGGCGTGCGGACAAATCGCTCTAATATGCAAATGTTAATGCTGCCAGGCCGCTTTAGCGAAAAAAATGAGTTTGATGCTAGCTATTGGTTGCCCAGTAAAGATGGTATTGCTAAACTGATGGCTCAACATTTTGGCTTGGAATCAGATCAGGAACAGCAGGCGACTAATCCACGTTCTTTACGTGTAGCAATTCAAGATAGTACAGGTGGCGATCGCTCTAATCTCCAACCATTAATTAGAGCCTTGGAAAAATCTGGATATCGCAATATTTATATAGCTAAAGCATGGGGTGAACCTTTAGAGGTAACTCATATTGTCGCCCAGCAAGGAGATGGTGACAGCGCCGAATCAATTCGTGAAACTTTGGGATTTGGCGAAGTGCGTGTGGAAAGTACTGGCAACCTTGGCTCGGATGTCAGTATTCAAGTAGGTCAAGATTGGTTGCAACAAAAATCTATTTTGGAGAAGTCGCTGAGTAAATAA
- a CDS encoding AI-2E family transporter — MQTRKLLDWWQTFTPIARIGAIALFVPLLVLNGWALSVFFNYFHSLIVILVGASVLAFLLNYPVSWMEHHGAKREQVAILVFLLALSILLALGVTLVPLALTQAQQLVARLPELIDSGRSQLMILNEKAETFGLPINLDALVVQINDRVKGQLQAIAGQVLNLAVVTVTSLLDILLTMVLTFYLLQHGSELWESLVEWLPSKFRAPFSQTVRLSFQNFFITQLILSTCMASALIPTFLWLKVPFGLLFGLTIGLMALVPFGGSVGIALTTLLVALQDFSMGVRVLIAAVIVQQILENLIAPRILGSFTGLNPVWILISVLTGARIGGLLGVIVAVPTAVVIKTALSALRLAGETNDSGTGEVTAPIAANESSKANANNTLSISEATLP; from the coding sequence ATGCAGACACGCAAGCTACTCGACTGGTGGCAAACATTCACACCAATAGCGCGAATCGGGGCGATCGCGTTATTCGTTCCACTGCTAGTTCTAAATGGTTGGGCACTTTCGGTATTTTTTAATTATTTCCATTCTCTCATAGTCATTTTAGTCGGAGCCTCAGTTTTAGCATTTCTGCTCAACTACCCCGTGAGTTGGATGGAACATCATGGTGCTAAACGAGAGCAAGTTGCTATCCTAGTATTTCTCTTGGCTTTATCGATTTTATTGGCGTTGGGTGTGACGCTTGTTCCGTTAGCCCTTACCCAAGCTCAACAACTGGTGGCTCGGTTGCCAGAGTTGATCGACTCTGGACGCTCTCAGCTAATGATATTAAACGAAAAAGCAGAAACTTTTGGCTTACCGATTAACCTCGATGCTCTGGTAGTACAAATCAACGATCGCGTCAAAGGACAATTACAAGCGATCGCTGGACAAGTTTTAAATCTGGCGGTAGTTACAGTCACTAGTCTGCTAGATATCCTCTTGACGATGGTTTTGACTTTCTACCTTTTACAGCATGGGAGTGAACTCTGGGAAAGTTTAGTAGAATGGCTACCCTCTAAATTTCGCGCTCCTTTCTCCCAAACAGTCCGCCTAAGCTTTCAAAATTTCTTCATCACCCAGTTGATTTTATCTACCTGTATGGCCTCAGCCCTCATTCCTACCTTTTTGTGGCTGAAAGTACCATTTGGACTGCTATTTGGGCTAACTATTGGTCTAATGGCTCTCGTCCCCTTTGGTGGTTCTGTGGGCATTGCTCTGACTACACTATTGGTAGCACTGCAAGATTTCTCAATGGGTGTGAGAGTTTTGATAGCAGCAGTAATCGTACAGCAAATTCTCGAAAACTTAATTGCCCCGCGAATTTTAGGCAGTTTTACGGGTTTAAATCCAGTTTGGATTTTAATTTCAGTTTTAACAGGGGCAAGAATTGGCGGACTTTTGGGTGTAATTGTGGCAGTACCCACCGCTGTTGTCATTAAAACTGCTTTAAGTGCCTTGCGTCTTGCTGGCGAGACAAACGATAGCGGCACGGGGGAGGTAACTGCACCCATTGCAGCAAACGAGTCCTCGAAAGCAAACGCTAACAACACTCTGAGTATTTCTGAAGCGACATTACCTTAA
- a CDS encoding serpin family protein, which translates to MNRQKFSDAKENFLQRRYGVSLGRRYALAAASVVLFSVLGCSQVESNKSALAQSSLPQPETPLQKKTLNPDTRIVESSNKFGFKLFSEVLKDDKGENNIFISPSSIAIALAMTYNGASGSTQQAMAKTLELQGINLPEINSSYAAVLKQLLENPDAKVQLSIANSLWANQDVSFAPDFLKRTQDFYQAKVSNLNFKDAAASNIINNWVKENTKGKITKIVESIEPYQVLFLINAIYFKGNWSNEFDKSQTAQYPFYVTSSRRKQHPMMSQEGDYRYYESKEFQAVSLPYGKDGKISFYIFLPKQSSNLKAFYQNLNVENWEKWMTQFNKQKGFIRLPRFKTDYEVTLNDALKNLGMEEAFSNKANFSGMGKNFAISQVKHKTFLEVNEEGTEAAAATSVGIVATSLRDEPEPFRMIVDRPFFCAIRDNQTGNVLFMGSIIDPQ; encoded by the coding sequence ATGAATCGGCAAAAGTTTAGTGATGCAAAAGAGAATTTTCTGCAAAGACGTTATGGTGTGAGTCTAGGCAGACGTTATGCTTTGGCAGCTGCAAGTGTTGTTCTATTCAGTGTATTAGGGTGTTCTCAAGTTGAGAGTAACAAAAGTGCCCTTGCCCAATCTAGTTTACCTCAACCAGAAACTCCATTGCAAAAAAAAACACTCAACCCTGATACAAGAATAGTTGAGTCTAGCAATAAGTTTGGCTTTAAACTATTTTCCGAAGTTCTGAAAGATGATAAAGGTGAGAATAATATTTTTATCTCACCTTCGAGTATAGCGATCGCTCTCGCTATGACCTACAACGGCGCTAGCGGCTCAACTCAACAAGCAATGGCAAAAACCCTAGAATTACAGGGAATAAATCTACCAGAAATCAACTCTTCTTATGCGGCAGTATTAAAGCAGCTTTTAGAAAATCCAGATGCGAAAGTACAACTGAGTATTGCTAACTCGCTTTGGGCAAATCAAGATGTTAGCTTTGCACCAGACTTTCTCAAGAGAACCCAGGATTTCTATCAAGCTAAAGTCAGCAATTTAAACTTTAAAGATGCCGCCGCATCTAATATTATCAATAACTGGGTAAAAGAAAATACCAAAGGTAAAATCACTAAAATAGTTGAAAGTATTGAACCATACCAAGTGTTGTTTCTGATTAACGCCATATATTTTAAAGGTAATTGGAGTAACGAATTTGACAAAAGTCAAACTGCTCAATACCCTTTTTACGTTACATCTAGCAGACGAAAACAACACCCAATGATGTCACAAGAAGGTGACTATAGATACTATGAAAGCAAAGAATTTCAGGCGGTTAGTTTACCTTACGGTAAAGATGGAAAAATCAGTTTTTATATCTTTCTACCCAAACAAAGCTCTAACCTCAAAGCTTTTTATCAGAACTTGAATGTTGAAAACTGGGAAAAATGGATGACTCAGTTCAACAAACAAAAAGGCTTTATTCGCCTACCTCGCTTCAAAACAGATTACGAAGTTACACTCAATGATGCCTTGAAAAATTTAGGCATGGAAGAGGCTTTCAGCAACAAAGCCAATTTTTCCGGCATGGGTAAAAATTTTGCCATTAGCCAAGTTAAGCATAAAACTTTTTTGGAAGTGAACGAAGAAGGCACTGAAGCGGCTGCGGCTACTTCAGTGGGAATAGTAGCAACATCTTTGAGAGATGAACCAGAACCATTCCGAATGATTGTCGATCGTCCCTTCTTCTGCGCCATTAGGGATAATCAGACGGGAAACGTTTTGTTTATGGGTTCCATCATTGATCCACAATGA
- a CDS encoding S8 family serine peptidase, with protein MTKKLTWIIWGLSASCLSAPVIASALESALGTNGIDALKLHQAPYNLIGRKIAIGQVEIGRPGMFGWDKAVSKNRAISLAGVFLRNGPAKSNSGVDPHAYNVAGVMVSQDKALPGIAPGARLYSSAVGSTKSMGQPEECLSAQHIALQNGGDVRAINFSFGEPLSRDPRPEAILDGNALLTLCVDWSSRVHDVLYAIAGNQGKGGIPIPTDNFNGMNVAFSSRRGGVFNKVDVANLAGANQGVSGRLAGREFNLGSRRAISLVAPGNNIPLLNPDGKLNKVTGTSFAAPQVTATVALLQEFADRQIRTKQPHWSIDSRHHQVMKAVLLNSADKIQDSGDGLRLGMSRTLIDKQNQNWLDSDAYKDPNIPLDAQMGAGHLNTFRAYQQLSAGQWQPSATVPAIGWDYHKVDVGASVDYVLAKPLKQGGFVAVTLSWDRLVELNDKNKNQQYDVGENFRDRGLNNLDLYLVKADAQNSDTGAVCSSISQIDSVEHIFCPIPATGNYKIRVQFRQKLNEATQPYSLAWWSVPIN; from the coding sequence ATGACTAAAAAACTAACCTGGATAATTTGGGGATTAAGTGCTTCTTGTCTGAGTGCGCCGGTAATTGCTTCGGCTTTAGAATCTGCTTTGGGAACTAACGGTATTGATGCTTTAAAGCTACACCAAGCTCCTTATAATTTAATCGGTCGTAAGATTGCTATTGGTCAAGTGGAAATTGGTCGACCGGGAATGTTTGGGTGGGATAAGGCGGTGTCTAAAAATCGCGCCATATCTTTAGCGGGAGTATTCTTACGCAATGGGCCAGCTAAGTCTAATAGCGGTGTTGACCCTCACGCCTATAATGTTGCTGGTGTAATGGTAAGTCAAGACAAAGCTTTGCCGGGAATTGCTCCGGGAGCGAGATTGTATTCGTCTGCGGTGGGTTCCACTAAAAGCATGGGTCAGCCAGAAGAGTGTTTATCGGCCCAGCACATAGCGCTACAAAATGGTGGCGATGTCCGTGCCATTAATTTTAGCTTTGGTGAACCTCTCAGTCGCGATCCTAGACCAGAAGCTATTTTAGACGGCAATGCTTTACTAACTTTATGTGTTGACTGGTCTAGCCGGGTTCATGATGTTTTGTATGCGATCGCAGGCAATCAAGGTAAAGGTGGTATTCCTATTCCTACAGATAATTTTAACGGAATGAACGTGGCTTTTTCATCCCGCCGTGGGGGAGTTTTTAACAAAGTAGATGTGGCTAATCTGGCGGGTGCTAACCAAGGAGTGAGTGGAAGGCTAGCTGGAAGAGAATTTAATCTTGGTAGCCGTCGTGCTATCAGTTTAGTTGCTCCTGGGAATAATATTCCCTTACTCAATCCAGATGGCAAATTGAACAAGGTTACAGGTACTAGTTTTGCAGCGCCTCAAGTTACGGCTACCGTTGCTCTATTACAAGAATTTGCTGACCGACAGATACGTACAAAACAACCCCATTGGAGCATTGATTCTCGGCATCATCAAGTAATGAAAGCTGTATTGCTGAATTCAGCAGACAAAATCCAAGATAGTGGCGATGGCTTACGGTTGGGAATGAGCCGGACACTAATTGATAAACAAAATCAAAACTGGCTAGATTCTGATGCTTATAAAGATCCAAACATTCCCTTGGATGCTCAAATGGGAGCCGGTCACTTAAATACATTTCGCGCTTATCAACAATTGAGTGCTGGCCAATGGCAGCCATCAGCTACGGTGCCAGCTATCGGTTGGGATTATCACAAAGTGGATGTTGGAGCATCTGTTGACTATGTGTTAGCAAAACCATTAAAGCAGGGGGGTTTTGTTGCTGTCACCCTAAGTTGGGATCGATTGGTGGAACTCAACGATAAAAATAAAAACCAGCAATATGACGTGGGTGAAAATTTCCGCGATCGCGGTTTGAATAATCTCGACCTATACTTAGTGAAAGCTGATGCTCAAAATTCAGATACTGGTGCTGTTTGCTCTTCAATCAGCCAAATCGATAGTGTAGAACATATTTTCTGCCCCATTCCTGCTACTGGCAATTACAAAATCCGCGTCCAGTTTCGTCAAAAGCTTAATGAAGCAACTCAACCCTATAGTTTAGCTTGGTGGAGTGTACCTATCAATTAA
- the rpe gene encoding ribulose-phosphate 3-epimerase yields MTQNLSQKPIVISPSILSADFSRLGDEIRAVDAAGADWIHVDVMDGRFVPNITIGPLIVEAIRPVTTKPLDVHLMIVEPEKYVEGFAKAGADIISVHCEHNASPHLHRTLGQIKELGKKAGVVLNPGSPLELIEYVLDLCDLVLIMSVNPGFGGQSFIPGVLPKIRKLRQMCDERGLDPWIEVDGGLKANNTWQVLEAGANAIVAGSAVFNAKDYAEAITSIRNSKRPTPELAKV; encoded by the coding sequence ATGACCCAAAACCTATCTCAAAAGCCCATTGTAATTTCTCCATCTATCCTATCAGCCGATTTTAGTCGTCTTGGTGACGAAATTCGCGCCGTAGACGCAGCCGGAGCAGATTGGATTCATGTTGATGTAATGGACGGTCGCTTTGTACCTAATATTACGATAGGCCCTCTGATTGTGGAGGCGATTCGTCCGGTTACAACCAAGCCCCTGGATGTCCACTTGATGATTGTGGAGCCGGAAAAGTATGTAGAAGGATTTGCTAAAGCGGGTGCTGATATTATCTCCGTACACTGCGAGCATAATGCTTCCCCACACCTGCACCGCACCTTGGGGCAAATTAAAGAGCTTGGCAAGAAAGCTGGAGTTGTACTTAATCCTGGTAGCCCTCTAGAGCTAATTGAATACGTTCTAGATTTGTGCGATTTAGTACTGATTATGAGCGTTAATCCTGGTTTTGGTGGTCAAAGCTTTATCCCTGGTGTGTTACCCAAAATCCGCAAGCTACGTCAAATGTGTGATGAACGCGGTCTTGACCCTTGGATTGAAGTGGATGGAGGACTCAAGGCAAATAATACCTGGCAGGTTTTGGAAGCAGGCGCTAATGCAATTGTCGCCGGTTCAGCTGTATTTAATGCTAAGGATTATGCGGAGGCTATTACATCAATTCGCAACAGCAAGCGTCCTACCCCAGAATTAGCCAAGGTTTAA
- a CDS encoding HetP family heterocyst commitment protein, with translation MNQDIAGISSNLDTTVKAQQFDKVVEAIIAGKYSWACVLMLRFAGYNPLHYIPYRTYNRLLKENSQTNRTKQQQSENLKMLKHANDSRPAYLEVVGKQKTEIRSVSLDQKLG, from the coding sequence ATGAATCAAGACATTGCTGGTATTAGTAGTAACTTAGATACAACAGTAAAGGCTCAACAATTTGATAAAGTAGTTGAAGCAATTATTGCTGGAAAGTACTCCTGGGCATGTGTTTTAATGCTACGTTTTGCTGGTTATAATCCTCTCCATTACATTCCGTACCGTACCTACAACCGATTACTGAAAGAAAACTCTCAAACCAACAGAACGAAACAACAGCAAAGTGAAAATCTAAAGATGCTGAAACATGCTAATGATTCAAGACCTGCTTATCTTGAAGTAGTTGGAAAGCAAAAAACAGAAATCCGTAGTGTTAGTTTAGACCAAAAATTGGGATAG
- a CDS encoding GH116 family glycosyl hydrolase — protein MTNQLSPKIPSCTWSRPIGLGWDKPYTVRYASNIDDGPWHGMPLGGFGAGCIGRSSRGDFNLWHIDGGEHTFKNVPACQFSVFESNGTSTQAYALSTQGPNDGALKAWQWYPTLPSTEGTGNYHALYPRSWFVYENIFQAQLTCEQFSPVWAGNYQETSYPVAIFLWNAHNPTNAPITLSIMLTWQNMVGWFTNALKSPEVRVRDDGSPVYEYQPRWGESQGNYNQIVENPQQFGCLLSRVGSDALQEGDGTWCIATLKHPQVEIFYHTRWNAEGTGDEVWQSFAKDGSLSNYIDANPVGEGEQLGAAMALRFTLQPGETLEIPFVLAWDLPITEFAAGVNYYRRYTDFFDRSGNNAWAIASTALQEYQTWRSQIQTWQQPILDREDLPNWFKMALFNELYDLTSGGTLWSAASELDPIGQFAVLECLDYRWYESLDVRLYGSFALLMLFPELEKSVMRAFARAIPQGDDTPRIIGYYMTIKAESPIAVRKVAGATPHDLGAPNEHVWEKTNYTSYQDCNLWKDLGSDFVLQVYRDFLLTGADDVEFLADCWNAIVQTLDYLKTFDLDGDGIPENSGAPDQTFDDWRLQGVSAYCGGLWLAALEAAIAISDLLLTHKLGDLGGLAVQKSIYETWLQQSLPIYQEKLWNGQYYQLDSQSGSDVVMADQLCGQFYARLLDLPDIVPSDRALSALKTVYDACFLKFCNGEFGTANGVRPDGSPENPKATHPLEVWTGINFGLAAFLVQMGMKDEALRLTQAVVQQIYENGLQFRTPEAITAAGTFRASTYLRAMAIWGIYLVIN, from the coding sequence ATGACAAATCAACTCTCTCCGAAAATTCCCTCTTGTACTTGGAGCCGTCCCATCGGTTTAGGCTGGGACAAACCTTATACTGTCCGCTACGCAAGTAATATCGATGATGGTCCTTGGCATGGTATGCCTTTAGGTGGCTTTGGTGCAGGTTGCATCGGTCGTTCTTCACGGGGAGATTTTAACCTGTGGCACATCGACGGCGGTGAGCATACCTTCAAAAACGTCCCCGCTTGTCAATTCAGTGTATTTGAATCCAATGGCACATCTACCCAAGCCTACGCTTTATCTACCCAAGGGCCCAATGATGGCGCTCTCAAAGCTTGGCAGTGGTATCCAACGCTTCCCAGTACAGAGGGGACGGGTAATTATCACGCGTTATACCCACGTAGCTGGTTTGTGTATGAAAATATATTCCAAGCACAGTTGACTTGTGAGCAATTTTCCCCAGTTTGGGCAGGTAATTATCAAGAAACTAGCTACCCTGTAGCAATATTCCTCTGGAATGCCCACAACCCCACAAATGCACCAATTACTCTCAGCATTATGCTCACTTGGCAAAATATGGTGGGCTGGTTTACAAATGCCCTCAAATCTCCCGAAGTGCGGGTGCGTGATGATGGTAGTCCGGTTTACGAATACCAACCGCGCTGGGGCGAAAGTCAAGGAAACTATAACCAAATAGTTGAAAATCCACAACAGTTTGGCTGTCTTTTAAGTCGGGTTGGTAGTGATGCTTTGCAAGAAGGAGATGGAACTTGGTGTATTGCAACATTGAAACATCCCCAAGTAGAAATATTTTACCACACTCGCTGGAATGCTGAAGGAACTGGTGATGAGGTGTGGCAAAGTTTTGCGAAAGATGGTTCTTTGTCCAATTATATAGATGCTAATCCAGTCGGAGAAGGTGAACAGTTAGGAGCTGCGATGGCACTCCGTTTTACTCTCCAACCAGGCGAAACCCTCGAAATCCCCTTTGTCCTCGCTTGGGATTTGCCTATCACGGAATTTGCCGCCGGAGTCAACTATTATCGCAGATATACAGACTTTTTTGATAGAAGTGGAAATAATGCTTGGGCGATCGCATCTACTGCCCTACAAGAATACCAAACCTGGCGATCGCAAATTCAAACTTGGCAACAACCCATTCTTGACCGGGAAGATTTGCCCAACTGGTTTAAAATGGCTCTATTTAATGAGCTTTACGACCTCACTAGCGGCGGTACTCTCTGGAGTGCAGCATCAGAACTTGACCCCATCGGTCAGTTCGCGGTGCTGGAGTGTCTAGATTATCGATGGTATGAAAGTCTAGATGTGCGATTATATGGCTCTTTCGCCCTACTAATGCTGTTTCCAGAATTAGAAAAGTCGGTGATGCGGGCATTTGCACGGGCGATTCCTCAAGGTGATGATACACCCCGAATAATCGGCTATTACATGACTATCAAAGCTGAAAGCCCAATTGCAGTTCGCAAAGTTGCAGGTGCAACACCCCACGATTTAGGCGCACCAAATGAACACGTATGGGAGAAAACTAATTACACCAGCTATCAAGACTGCAATTTATGGAAAGATTTAGGTAGTGATTTTGTCTTGCAAGTATACCGGGATTTTCTGCTCACGGGTGCTGACGATGTAGAATTTCTAGCAGATTGTTGGAATGCGATCGTTCAAACTCTAGACTACTTGAAAACCTTTGACCTTGATGGTGATGGGATTCCTGAAAATTCTGGTGCGCCTGACCAAACCTTTGATGATTGGCGGTTACAGGGTGTCAGTGCTTATTGTGGTGGATTGTGGTTAGCGGCGCTAGAGGCTGCGATCGCAATTAGCGATCTTTTATTAACTCACAAACTTGGCGACCTTGGCGGCTTGGCGGTTCAAAAATCCATCTATGAAACTTGGTTACAACAATCTCTTCCTATTTACCAAGAAAAACTCTGGAATGGGCAATATTACCAACTTGATAGTCAAAGTGGTTCCGATGTGGTAATGGCGGATCAGTTGTGCGGACAATTCTACGCCCGACTATTGGACTTACCAGATATTGTACCGAGCGATCGCGCCCTTTCTGCCCTGAAAACTGTTTATGATGCGTGCTTTTTGAAATTCTGCAATGGAGAGTTTGGTACTGCGAATGGTGTTCGTCCTGATGGTTCACCAGAAAACCCTAAAGCTACTCATCCCCTAGAAGTTTGGACTGGGATAAACTTTGGGCTAGCGGCTTTTCTTGTGCAAATGGGAATGAAAGATGAAGCGTTGAGGTTAACACAGGCTGTAGTACAGCAGATTTATGAAAATGGGCTGCAATTTCGCACCCCTGAAGCTATCACCGCAGCTGGTACTTTTCGCGCTAGCACCTACTTACGGGCAATGGCAATCTGGGGAATTTACTTAGTTATTAATTGA